In a genomic window of Magnolia sinica isolate HGM2019 chromosome 16, MsV1, whole genome shotgun sequence:
- the LOC131229646 gene encoding lysophospholipid acyltransferase LPEAT1 isoform X2: MESELKSLTSNSTLQLDSVGRDGSNKDQRPLLKSDSSVSATSVTVSSETLQDLEKKFPAYVRRDAYGTMGRGELPLSEKLLLALALVTLVPIRFVAGFLILVLYYLICRFCTLFSAPNREEDDQEDYAHMVGWRRATIVRSGRFLSRAMLFVMGFYWIDETYRIPRSNDKDADENECKGLSEESERPGAIISNHVSYLDILYHMSSSFPSFVAKRSVGKLPLVGLISKCLGCVYVQRESKSSDFKGVSGVVTERVRTAHQNKLAPLMMLFPEGTTTNGDYLLPFKTGAFLSKAPVLPVILRYPYKRFSPAWDSISGVRHVILLLCQFVNHIEVTRLPIYDPSEQEKEDPKLYANNVRKLMASEGNLTLSDIGLPEKRIYHAALNGLFCHS; encoded by the exons ATGGAGTCCGAGCTCAAAAGCCTCACCTCCAATTCCACCCTACAACTCGACTCCGTCGGCCGCGATGGATCGAACAAGGACCAACGCCCCCTCCTCAAATCCGACTCGTCCGTATCGGCCACCTCCGTCACCGTATCGTCCGAAACGCTACAAGACCTCGAGAAGAAATTCCCCGCCTACGTCCGCCGCGACGCATATGGTACGATGGGGAGGGGCGAGCTCCCGCTGTCCGAGAAGCTCCTCCTCGCCCTCGCCCTCGTAACGCTCGTCCCGATCCGGTTCGTAGCCGGTTTTCTCATTCTGGTCTTGTATTATCTGATATGCCGCTTTTGCACCCTCTTCTCCGCTCCGAACAGGGAGGAGGACGATCAGGAGGACTACGCGCACATGGTGGGGTGGCGCCGGGCCACGATCGTGCGGTCGGGGAGGTTCCTCTCCAGGGCAATGCTCTTTGTGATGGGGTTTTATTGGATTGACGAGACATATCGGATCCCACGTTCCAACGATAAGGATGCTGATGAG AATGAGTGTAAAGGGCTGTCTGAAGAATCTGAAAGGCCTGGGGCAATCATATCCAACCATGTATCATATTTGGATATTCTTTATCATATGTCTTCTTCCTTTCCCAGCTTTGTTGCAAAG AGATCAGTGGGTAAACTTCCCCTAGTTGGCCTTATCAG TAAGTGTCTCGGTTGTGTCTATGTGCAGCGAGAGTCAAAATCATCAGACTTTAAGGGTGTTTCAG GTGTTGTAACGGAAAGAGTTCGAACAGCCCATCAAAATAAGCTTGCTCCATTGATGATGCTTTTTCCAG AGGGTACAACCACAAATGGAGATTACCTTCTTCCATTTAAGACAGGTGCTTTTCTATCCAAAGCACCAGTGCTTCCAGTGATTCTAAGATATCCTTACAAGAGATTTAGTCCGGCATGGGACTCTATATCTGGG GTTCGCCATGTAATTTTGCTTCTTTGTCAATTTGTGAATCATATTGAGGTGACTCGCTTGCCTATCTACGACCCTTCGGAGCAAGAAAAGGAGGATCCTAAGCTTTATGCTAATAATGTGCGGAAGCTAATGGCTAGCGAG GGAAATTTAACATTGTCAGATATTGGGCTGCCCGAGAAGCGAATCTACCATGCTGCGCTGAACG GTTTGTTTTGCCACAGCTAA
- the LOC131229646 gene encoding lysophospholipid acyltransferase LPEAT1 isoform X3: MESELKSLTSNSTLQLDSVGRDGSNKDQRPLLKSDSSVSATSVTVSSETLQDLEKKFPAYVRRDAYGTMGRGELPLSEKLLLALALVTLVPIRFVAGFLILVLYYLICRFCTLFSAPNREEDDQEDYAHMVGWRRATIVRSGRFLSRAMLFVMGFYWIDETYRIPRSNDKDADENECKGLSEESERPGAIISNHVSYLDILYHMSSSFPSFVAKRSVGKLPLVGLISKCLGCVYVQRESKSSDFKGVSGVVTERVRTAHQNKLAPLMMLFPEGTTTNGDYLLPFKTGAFLSKAPVLPVILRYPYKRFSPAWDSISGVRHVILLLCQFVNHIEVTRLPIYDPSEQEKEDPKLYANNVRKLMASEGNLTLSDIGLPEKRIYHAALNE, encoded by the exons ATGGAGTCCGAGCTCAAAAGCCTCACCTCCAATTCCACCCTACAACTCGACTCCGTCGGCCGCGATGGATCGAACAAGGACCAACGCCCCCTCCTCAAATCCGACTCGTCCGTATCGGCCACCTCCGTCACCGTATCGTCCGAAACGCTACAAGACCTCGAGAAGAAATTCCCCGCCTACGTCCGCCGCGACGCATATGGTACGATGGGGAGGGGCGAGCTCCCGCTGTCCGAGAAGCTCCTCCTCGCCCTCGCCCTCGTAACGCTCGTCCCGATCCGGTTCGTAGCCGGTTTTCTCATTCTGGTCTTGTATTATCTGATATGCCGCTTTTGCACCCTCTTCTCCGCTCCGAACAGGGAGGAGGACGATCAGGAGGACTACGCGCACATGGTGGGGTGGCGCCGGGCCACGATCGTGCGGTCGGGGAGGTTCCTCTCCAGGGCAATGCTCTTTGTGATGGGGTTTTATTGGATTGACGAGACATATCGGATCCCACGTTCCAACGATAAGGATGCTGATGAG AATGAGTGTAAAGGGCTGTCTGAAGAATCTGAAAGGCCTGGGGCAATCATATCCAACCATGTATCATATTTGGATATTCTTTATCATATGTCTTCTTCCTTTCCCAGCTTTGTTGCAAAG AGATCAGTGGGTAAACTTCCCCTAGTTGGCCTTATCAG TAAGTGTCTCGGTTGTGTCTATGTGCAGCGAGAGTCAAAATCATCAGACTTTAAGGGTGTTTCAG GTGTTGTAACGGAAAGAGTTCGAACAGCCCATCAAAATAAGCTTGCTCCATTGATGATGCTTTTTCCAG AGGGTACAACCACAAATGGAGATTACCTTCTTCCATTTAAGACAGGTGCTTTTCTATCCAAAGCACCAGTGCTTCCAGTGATTCTAAGATATCCTTACAAGAGATTTAGTCCGGCATGGGACTCTATATCTGGG GTTCGCCATGTAATTTTGCTTCTTTGTCAATTTGTGAATCATATTGAGGTGACTCGCTTGCCTATCTACGACCCTTCGGAGCAAGAAAAGGAGGATCCTAAGCTTTATGCTAATAATGTGCGGAAGCTAATGGCTAGCGAG GGAAATTTAACATTGTCAGATATTGGGCTGCCCGAGAAGCGAATCTACCATGCTGCGCTGAACG AATAG
- the LOC131229646 gene encoding lysophospholipid acyltransferase LPEAT1 isoform X4, whose translation MESELKSLTSNSTLQLDSVGRDGSNKDQRPLLKSDSSVSATSVTVSSETLQDLEKKFPAYVRRDAYGTMGRGELPLSEKLLLALALVTLVPIRFVAGFLILVLYYLICRFCTLFSAPNREEDDQEDYAHMVGWRRATIVRSGRFLSRAMLFVMGFYWIDETYRIPRSNDKDADENECKGLSEESERPGAIISNHVSYLDILYHMSSSFPSFVAKRSVGKLPLVGLISKCLGCVYVQRESKSSDFKGVSGVVTERVRTAHQNKLAPLMMLFPEGTTTNGDYLLPFKTGAFLSKAPVLPVILRYPYKRFSPAWDSISGRV comes from the exons ATGGAGTCCGAGCTCAAAAGCCTCACCTCCAATTCCACCCTACAACTCGACTCCGTCGGCCGCGATGGATCGAACAAGGACCAACGCCCCCTCCTCAAATCCGACTCGTCCGTATCGGCCACCTCCGTCACCGTATCGTCCGAAACGCTACAAGACCTCGAGAAGAAATTCCCCGCCTACGTCCGCCGCGACGCATATGGTACGATGGGGAGGGGCGAGCTCCCGCTGTCCGAGAAGCTCCTCCTCGCCCTCGCCCTCGTAACGCTCGTCCCGATCCGGTTCGTAGCCGGTTTTCTCATTCTGGTCTTGTATTATCTGATATGCCGCTTTTGCACCCTCTTCTCCGCTCCGAACAGGGAGGAGGACGATCAGGAGGACTACGCGCACATGGTGGGGTGGCGCCGGGCCACGATCGTGCGGTCGGGGAGGTTCCTCTCCAGGGCAATGCTCTTTGTGATGGGGTTTTATTGGATTGACGAGACATATCGGATCCCACGTTCCAACGATAAGGATGCTGATGAG AATGAGTGTAAAGGGCTGTCTGAAGAATCTGAAAGGCCTGGGGCAATCATATCCAACCATGTATCATATTTGGATATTCTTTATCATATGTCTTCTTCCTTTCCCAGCTTTGTTGCAAAG AGATCAGTGGGTAAACTTCCCCTAGTTGGCCTTATCAG TAAGTGTCTCGGTTGTGTCTATGTGCAGCGAGAGTCAAAATCATCAGACTTTAAGGGTGTTTCAG GTGTTGTAACGGAAAGAGTTCGAACAGCCCATCAAAATAAGCTTGCTCCATTGATGATGCTTTTTCCAG AGGGTACAACCACAAATGGAGATTACCTTCTTCCATTTAAGACAGGTGCTTTTCTATCCAAAGCACCAGTGCTTCCAGTGATTCTAAGATATCCTTACAAGAGATTTAGTCCGGCATGGGACTCTATATCTGGG AGAGTTTAA
- the LOC131229646 gene encoding lysophospholipid acyltransferase LPEAT1 isoform X1, whose amino-acid sequence MESELKSLTSNSTLQLDSVGRDGSNKDQRPLLKSDSSVSATSVTVSSETLQDLEKKFPAYVRRDAYGTMGRGELPLSEKLLLALALVTLVPIRFVAGFLILVLYYLICRFCTLFSAPNREEDDQEDYAHMVGWRRATIVRSGRFLSRAMLFVMGFYWIDETYRIPRSNDKDADENECKGLSEESERPGAIISNHVSYLDILYHMSSSFPSFVAKRSVGKLPLVGLISKCLGCVYVQRESKSSDFKGVSGVVTERVRTAHQNKLAPLMMLFPEGTTTNGDYLLPFKTGAFLSKAPVLPVILRYPYKRFSPAWDSISGVRHVILLLCQFVNHIEVTRLPIYDPSEQEKEDPKLYANNVRKLMASEGNLTLSDIGLPEKRIYHAALNGNSLPSVLRQKDD is encoded by the exons ATGGAGTCCGAGCTCAAAAGCCTCACCTCCAATTCCACCCTACAACTCGACTCCGTCGGCCGCGATGGATCGAACAAGGACCAACGCCCCCTCCTCAAATCCGACTCGTCCGTATCGGCCACCTCCGTCACCGTATCGTCCGAAACGCTACAAGACCTCGAGAAGAAATTCCCCGCCTACGTCCGCCGCGACGCATATGGTACGATGGGGAGGGGCGAGCTCCCGCTGTCCGAGAAGCTCCTCCTCGCCCTCGCCCTCGTAACGCTCGTCCCGATCCGGTTCGTAGCCGGTTTTCTCATTCTGGTCTTGTATTATCTGATATGCCGCTTTTGCACCCTCTTCTCCGCTCCGAACAGGGAGGAGGACGATCAGGAGGACTACGCGCACATGGTGGGGTGGCGCCGGGCCACGATCGTGCGGTCGGGGAGGTTCCTCTCCAGGGCAATGCTCTTTGTGATGGGGTTTTATTGGATTGACGAGACATATCGGATCCCACGTTCCAACGATAAGGATGCTGATGAG AATGAGTGTAAAGGGCTGTCTGAAGAATCTGAAAGGCCTGGGGCAATCATATCCAACCATGTATCATATTTGGATATTCTTTATCATATGTCTTCTTCCTTTCCCAGCTTTGTTGCAAAG AGATCAGTGGGTAAACTTCCCCTAGTTGGCCTTATCAG TAAGTGTCTCGGTTGTGTCTATGTGCAGCGAGAGTCAAAATCATCAGACTTTAAGGGTGTTTCAG GTGTTGTAACGGAAAGAGTTCGAACAGCCCATCAAAATAAGCTTGCTCCATTGATGATGCTTTTTCCAG AGGGTACAACCACAAATGGAGATTACCTTCTTCCATTTAAGACAGGTGCTTTTCTATCCAAAGCACCAGTGCTTCCAGTGATTCTAAGATATCCTTACAAGAGATTTAGTCCGGCATGGGACTCTATATCTGGG GTTCGCCATGTAATTTTGCTTCTTTGTCAATTTGTGAATCATATTGAGGTGACTCGCTTGCCTATCTACGACCCTTCGGAGCAAGAAAAGGAGGATCCTAAGCTTTATGCTAATAATGTGCGGAAGCTAATGGCTAGCGAG GGAAATTTAACATTGTCAGATATTGGGCTGCCCGAGAAGCGAATCTACCATGCTGCGCTGAACGGTAATAGCCTACCTAGTGTTTTACGTCAGAAAGACGATTGA